From the genome of Devriesea agamarum, one region includes:
- a CDS encoding carbohydrate ABC transporter permease: protein MNTAAGQGSLARKLLGYGGMAVVLLIIGVPLLWVLIASVKTPPDVHTVPATWIPRPVTGENYQYLMEQIPFLTYLRNSFIIAGTLTVVKVLLGVMSAFALVFSDVSRKLRNILFVVIVAALLIPNQITVISNYALASQLGWRNTFVGIIVPLAGVAFGTFLMRNHFLSLPSEVIEAARMDAASPMTLLLRVVLPMSWPTLVAFVLITLVNEWNEYLWPFLMSDQANTAPLPIGLTLLQNNEGASNWGPIMAGTLLTMLPVLIVFLILQKPMIKGLTSGAVKG from the coding sequence ATGAATACTGCCGCAGGCCAGGGTTCCCTAGCGCGCAAGCTCCTCGGATACGGGGGGATGGCGGTAGTGCTGCTCATCATTGGGGTGCCGCTGCTATGGGTGCTCATCGCGAGTGTGAAGACCCCGCCGGATGTGCACACGGTGCCCGCCACCTGGATTCCCCGCCCCGTCACGGGTGAGAACTACCAGTATCTAATGGAGCAGATTCCGTTCCTGACCTACCTGCGTAACTCGTTCATCATTGCGGGCACGCTAACCGTCGTGAAGGTGCTACTCGGCGTCATGAGCGCATTCGCGCTGGTATTCTCCGACGTTTCGCGCAAGCTCCGCAATATTTTGTTCGTGGTGATTGTCGCCGCGCTGCTGATCCCTAATCAGATCACCGTGATTTCCAACTATGCGTTGGCATCACAGCTCGGGTGGCGCAATACCTTCGTCGGAATTATCGTTCCGCTCGCAGGCGTCGCATTTGGCACTTTCCTCATGCGCAATCATTTTTTGAGCCTGCCCAGTGAAGTGATCGAAGCAGCCCGGATGGACGCTGCCAGTCCGATGACTTTGCTGCTTAGGGTTGTGCTTCCGATGAGCTGGCCCACTCTGGTGGCTTTTGTTCTGATCACCCTGGTCAACGAGTGGAATGAATACCTCTGGCCGTTCCTCATGTCCGACCAGGCCAATACGGCCCCTCTTCCCATCGGCTTGACCCTGTTGCAAAACAATGAGGGTGCCTCGAACTGGGGACCGATTATGGCGGGAACTCTGCTAACGATGCTGCCGGTTCTCATCGTGTTCTTGATCCTGCAAAAACCCATGATCAAGGGCCTCACCTCCGGAGCGGTGAAGGGATGA
- a CDS encoding carbohydrate ABC transporter permease, with product MPLTDTSRDAASLADEPGVAGAHPARRRRLRTWLLFAGLIAPNLILLGVFTYRPLLDDIRLSFFDWNISSPTSTFVGLQNYIEWFARDDTWQIVLNTVVFTIAAVVGCMLLGLGLALLLDQKLFGRNAVRSAIFAPFVLSGAAVGLAFQFVFDPTFGMIRDLAGRIGLGVPNFYEDPTWAMVMLTLTYIWKNVGYSFVIYLAALQGLRQDLYEAAAIDSASRWTTFRRITLPQLRPTTFFLSITVMLNSLQVFDIINVQTRGGPQNTGTTTMIYQVYVETFVNQRAGYGATVATIMFVVLLIITLIQVRMMDKDGAR from the coding sequence GTGCCACTCACCGACACATCCCGCGATGCTGCATCCCTCGCAGACGAACCTGGCGTTGCGGGGGCACATCCCGCTAGACGCCGCCGACTTCGCACCTGGCTACTGTTTGCCGGACTCATCGCCCCCAACCTGATTCTGCTCGGCGTTTTCACCTACCGGCCCCTGCTGGACGATATCCGCCTCTCGTTCTTCGACTGGAATATTTCGTCCCCGACGTCAACCTTTGTCGGGCTACAGAACTACATTGAGTGGTTCGCACGCGACGACACCTGGCAGATCGTCCTGAATACCGTGGTGTTCACCATTGCCGCTGTGGTCGGCTGCATGCTGCTCGGGCTGGGCCTGGCTCTGCTGCTGGACCAAAAGCTCTTCGGACGCAATGCTGTGCGTTCAGCGATCTTCGCGCCGTTCGTGTTGTCGGGTGCCGCCGTTGGTTTGGCCTTCCAGTTCGTCTTTGACCCCACATTCGGCATGATCCGCGATCTCGCCGGACGCATTGGACTGGGCGTGCCCAACTTTTACGAAGATCCCACCTGGGCCATGGTCATGCTGACGTTGACCTACATCTGGAAGAACGTGGGGTACAGCTTCGTGATCTACCTGGCCGCGCTGCAAGGGTTGCGCCAAGATCTGTACGAAGCAGCGGCTATCGACTCGGCATCGAGATGGACCACATTCCGTCGGATCACCCTGCCGCAGCTGCGCCCGACCACCTTCTTCCTCTCGATCACCGTGATGCTGAACTCTCTGCAGGTCTTCGACATCATCAACGTGCAGACCCGCGGCGGTCCCCAAAACACCGGCACCACCACCATGATTTACCAGGTGTATGTGGAAACCTTCGTGAACCAGCGCGCGGGATACGGGGCGACCGTCGCCACGATCATGTTCGTGGTGCTGCTCATCATCACCCTGATTCAAGTGCGCATGATGGATAAGGACGGAGCCCGATGA
- a CDS encoding energy-coupling factor ABC transporter permease has protein sequence MRKERSLHIAEGFLPPEHCVFWGVASAPFVIHGAYSVVKIVKNKPETKLLLGAAGAFTFVLSAIKLPSVTGSSSHPTGTGAGAVLFKPPVMAFLGAIVLLFQALLLAHGGITTLGANIMSMAIVGPWCGYAFYRLTLMLGGPQMVGIFLAMFFADLSTYCVTSVQLAAAWPDPATGFLGSVEKFLGIFAITQIPLAAAEGVLGVLLFRYLGKIAGKELKILNFWNDKNSKKAKSVEELGHV, from the coding sequence ATGCGAAAGGAACGATCGTTGCATATCGCTGAAGGTTTTTTGCCTCCGGAGCATTGTGTGTTCTGGGGAGTTGCGTCCGCGCCTTTTGTAATCCACGGCGCCTACTCAGTGGTGAAAATTGTTAAGAATAAGCCGGAAACAAAACTTCTTCTCGGTGCGGCTGGGGCTTTTACATTCGTGCTTTCCGCAATCAAGCTTCCGTCGGTGACCGGTTCTTCATCCCACCCCACCGGAACGGGAGCCGGGGCTGTTTTATTTAAACCTCCTGTCATGGCATTCCTCGGTGCCATCGTGCTACTTTTCCAGGCGCTTCTTCTCGCGCACGGAGGCATCACTACGCTCGGTGCCAACATTATGTCGATGGCCATTGTGGGCCCATGGTGCGGTTATGCCTTTTATCGGCTGACCCTCATGCTGGGTGGTCCACAGATGGTGGGGATCTTCCTCGCCATGTTCTTTGCTGACCTGTCGACCTACTGTGTCACCTCGGTACAGCTGGCGGCTGCGTGGCCTGATCCCGCAACAGGTTTCCTGGGCTCGGTTGAGAAATTCCTCGGTATTTTTGCTATCACTCAAATTCCGCTGGCGGCAGCCGAGGGAGTCCTCGGTGTCTTGCTATTCCGCTATCTCGGCAAGATCGCTGGCAAGGAGCTGAAGATTCTCAACTTCTGGAACGATAAGAACAGCAAGAAAGCTAAGAGCGTGGAGGAGCTCGGCCATGTCTGA
- the pdxS gene encoding pyridoxal 5'-phosphate synthase lyase subunit PdxS: protein MSPASPSPAGTGSPLVKRGLADMLKGGVIMDVVTAEQARIAEDAGAVAVMALERVPADIRAQGGVARMSDPDLIDDIISSVSIPVMAKARIGHFVEAQVLQELGVDYIDESEVLSPADYSHHIDKQAFTVPFVCGATNLGEALRRIAEGAAMIRSKGEAGTGDVSEATKHIRVIRQQIAQLHATFTANPDELYVAAKELQAPYDLVREVAETGTLPVVLFTAGGVATPADAAMMMQLGADGVFVGSGIFKSGNPARRAEAIVQATAQYDYPRAIAEASRGLGEAMVGINVADLPAPHRLAERGW from the coding sequence ATCAGCCCCGCCTCACCCAGCCCCGCCGGAACCGGATCGCCATTGGTCAAGCGCGGACTCGCCGACATGCTCAAAGGTGGCGTGATTATGGACGTGGTCACTGCTGAACAGGCGCGGATCGCTGAAGACGCCGGAGCCGTTGCGGTGATGGCCCTGGAACGAGTCCCTGCCGATATCCGCGCCCAGGGCGGTGTGGCCCGCATGTCTGATCCCGACCTGATCGACGACATCATTTCGTCCGTGTCAATTCCGGTGATGGCCAAGGCGCGCATTGGGCACTTCGTGGAAGCTCAGGTGTTGCAAGAACTCGGGGTGGATTACATTGACGAGTCGGAAGTGCTCAGCCCCGCCGACTACTCCCACCACATCGATAAACAGGCCTTTACCGTGCCGTTCGTCTGCGGAGCGACCAACCTCGGGGAAGCACTGCGCCGGATCGCTGAAGGTGCGGCGATGATTCGTTCCAAAGGGGAGGCCGGCACCGGAGACGTCTCCGAAGCCACCAAGCACATCCGGGTCATCCGCCAGCAGATCGCACAACTGCACGCGACGTTCACAGCAAATCCCGACGAGCTGTACGTGGCGGCCAAAGAGCTTCAGGCCCCGTACGACCTCGTGCGCGAGGTTGCCGAGACCGGAACGCTGCCGGTCGTGCTGTTTACCGCCGGGGGCGTGGCAACACCGGCGGACGCCGCCATGATGATGCAGCTGGGCGCGGACGGAGTGTTCGTAGGCTCCGGCATCTTCAAGTCCGGGAACCCGGCCCGGCGCGCGGAAGCTATTGTGCAGGCCACCGCCCAGTATGACTATCCGCGGGCCATTGCGGAGGCTTCGCGCGGGCTCGGCGAAGCGATGGTCGGTATCAACGTGGCGGATCTGCCCGCACCGCACCGACTGGCCGAACGCGGTTGGTGA
- a CDS encoding energy-coupling factor ABC transporter substrate-binding protein, with protein sequence MSDNVVENPVHIEGQDKPESDAQSGSRKSSWVITLGLVIALILLFIIPLWVAPTRAGSDENFGGTDDAATAQVEASHPGYKPWFSPVFEPGSGEVESGLFAIQAAIGAGLVGFALGHFHGRTRTLRAVEANKPTTVKKN encoded by the coding sequence ATGTCTGACAACGTTGTCGAAAATCCGGTCCATATCGAAGGCCAAGATAAGCCTGAGAGTGACGCGCAGTCTGGGAGCCGCAAGAGTTCATGGGTGATCACCCTTGGCCTCGTGATTGCTCTCATCTTGCTCTTCATTATTCCGCTATGGGTAGCTCCGACCAGAGCTGGTAGCGATGAAAACTTCGGTGGGACGGATGATGCCGCGACGGCCCAGGTGGAAGCATCGCATCCCGGGTACAAGCCATGGTTCTCGCCGGTCTTTGAACCGGGTAGCGGTGAGGTCGAATCTGGTTTGTTCGCCATTCAGGCAGCGATCGGTGCTGGTCTCGTTGGCTTTGCGCTCGGCCACTTTCACGGTCGGACCCGTACCTTACGTGCGGTGGAGGCGAATAAGCCGACCACGGTAAAGAAGAACTGA
- the fdhD gene encoding formate dehydrogenase accessory sulfurtransferase FdhD, translated as MGRITASRKITSVRVRDGRLFHSEKPDHVAVEEPLDLRLNGEPLSLTMRTPGHDVELAHGFLHAEGLIASRQDVIEARYCDGAVVAGEDGLERNTYNVLDISTHRRDLLDGRDQRRFAMNSSCGVCGSTSIDAVVTEGRYRVSADASCPAPMRITPDAVLSAVRHLSDGQSVFQRTGGVHAAGIAAPTGDMLVVREDVGRHNAVDKVIGWALQRDLLPLAGMMLVVSSRASFEIVQKAYMAGVPMVVCASAPSSLALATAERVGMTICGFTRAAQPEGLSASVRGQGALGRVKGAVGRGQAAKARSHGVPELAETDGRFNLYTGADRLDLSASESAPRPSIK; from the coding sequence ATGGGTCGCATCACCGCTAGCAGAAAAATTACGTCCGTCCGCGTACGCGATGGACGCCTTTTCCACTCCGAAAAACCCGACCATGTGGCCGTGGAGGAACCCTTAGACCTTCGCCTCAATGGTGAACCGCTCAGTCTGACTATGCGCACCCCCGGTCACGATGTTGAGTTGGCACATGGGTTTTTACACGCTGAGGGGCTGATCGCATCGCGGCAGGATGTGATTGAAGCCCGTTACTGCGATGGTGCCGTGGTGGCTGGTGAGGACGGGCTCGAACGCAACACCTATAACGTCCTCGATATCTCGACCCATCGTCGGGACCTTCTGGATGGACGCGATCAGCGTCGCTTTGCTATGAACTCATCGTGCGGGGTCTGCGGATCCACCAGTATTGATGCGGTCGTGACGGAGGGGCGCTACCGGGTATCGGCTGATGCAAGCTGTCCGGCACCTATGCGGATCACCCCTGATGCGGTGCTTAGCGCGGTTCGCCATCTCAGTGACGGACAAAGTGTTTTTCAACGGACTGGGGGAGTGCATGCGGCGGGAATCGCTGCTCCGACCGGTGACATGTTGGTGGTGCGCGAGGACGTCGGGCGGCACAATGCGGTGGATAAAGTGATTGGGTGGGCGTTACAGCGGGATTTGCTGCCGCTTGCGGGAATGATGCTTGTGGTGTCCTCGCGGGCAAGTTTTGAGATTGTTCAAAAGGCTTACATGGCGGGAGTGCCCATGGTGGTGTGTGCGTCGGCGCCCAGTTCTCTGGCGCTGGCAACCGCAGAGCGGGTTGGGATGACGATCTGTGGTTTCACTCGGGCTGCTCAACCTGAGGGGCTATCCGCCTCGGTTCGGGGTCAAGGTGCGTTAGGGCGGGTCAAAGGTGCAGTAGGGCGGGGTCAGGCAGCGAAAGCGCGCAGTCACGGTGTCCCGGAATTGGCTGAGACGGATGGGCGCTTCAACCTGTATACCGGCGCGGATCGCCTTGATTTGTCGGCTAGCGAGTCGGCACCGCGGCCGAGCATAAAATAG
- a CDS encoding ABC transporter substrate-binding protein: protein MATYTRRGLFGLGFAASSVALAGCAGMGGGSQQSGDANNLQFWSNHPGSSKSVEQELIKGFEQASQGVKITLVDGGKDYEEVAQKFNAALSGGDLPDIVVVSDVTWFNFALNKQLAPIDDLAQKAGLDLSDYVKPLYADYQLEGKHYALPYSRSTPLFYYNKTMWKAAGLPDKGPESWDQLREWSDALRSKAGAKLACAMANGANYLDWTFQGLAWSMDGAYSKDFTATFTDPNTVKAATFVQEFKKSGLFDVSPDPAPVFSSGQAACIVESTGSLQAILKGSAGKFEVGTAFLPGPKGRSCPTGGAGLAIPAGISEERKINALKAIGFLTNTDSTATFAEATGYMPVRTSALQTQKIKDYLAKVPQAKTALDQLEYTKPQDAARVFVAGGGKQIGGALDKIVQGQSVPTVLGDLQAWMKPKLDDLAKKVK from the coding sequence ATGGCTACATATACTCGCCGCGGTCTGTTTGGCCTCGGGTTCGCCGCCAGTTCCGTTGCGCTCGCCGGCTGTGCCGGGATGGGTGGCGGATCCCAGCAGTCTGGCGATGCCAATAACTTGCAGTTTTGGTCCAACCATCCGGGCAGTTCCAAATCTGTTGAACAGGAACTCATTAAGGGGTTCGAGCAGGCCAGCCAGGGCGTGAAGATCACACTGGTGGATGGCGGCAAGGATTACGAGGAAGTCGCCCAGAAATTCAATGCCGCGCTGTCGGGCGGAGACTTGCCCGACATTGTGGTGGTCTCCGATGTCACCTGGTTCAATTTCGCACTCAATAAGCAGCTGGCTCCGATTGATGATCTCGCGCAGAAAGCGGGTCTGGACCTGTCGGACTATGTGAAGCCGCTGTATGCCGACTACCAGCTCGAGGGCAAGCACTATGCGCTGCCGTACTCCCGCTCGACGCCGCTGTTTTATTACAACAAGACCATGTGGAAGGCTGCGGGCCTGCCGGATAAGGGGCCTGAATCGTGGGACCAGCTGCGCGAATGGTCTGATGCGCTGCGTTCAAAAGCTGGCGCGAAATTGGCTTGCGCCATGGCCAATGGAGCCAATTACCTCGACTGGACCTTCCAGGGACTCGCGTGGTCTATGGACGGAGCCTATTCCAAAGATTTCACGGCAACCTTCACCGACCCGAACACGGTAAAAGCCGCAACCTTCGTGCAGGAATTCAAAAAGTCGGGACTGTTTGACGTCTCCCCAGACCCTGCTCCGGTGTTCTCCTCGGGGCAGGCCGCTTGCATTGTGGAATCCACCGGATCGTTACAAGCGATCTTGAAGGGATCAGCAGGAAAGTTCGAGGTGGGTACCGCGTTCTTGCCGGGTCCGAAGGGTCGCAGCTGCCCGACGGGTGGCGCGGGATTGGCTATTCCCGCGGGTATTTCCGAAGAGCGCAAGATCAATGCGCTCAAAGCAATCGGTTTCCTCACCAACACCGACTCCACTGCCACGTTTGCGGAGGCCACCGGGTATATGCCGGTCCGCACCTCCGCGTTGCAGACGCAGAAAATCAAGGACTACCTAGCGAAGGTTCCGCAGGCGAAAACCGCGCTGGATCAGTTGGAATACACCAAGCCTCAGGATGCGGCACGAGTGTTTGTTGCTGGCGGTGGCAAGCAGATCGGTGGCGCGCTGGACAAGATCGTCCAAGGCCAGAGTGTGCCCACGGTTCTCGGTGATCTCCAGGCGTGGATGAAGCCCAAGCTGGATGATCTCGCCAAGAAAGTGAAGTGA
- a CDS encoding energy-coupling factor ABC transporter ATP-binding protein has translation MKIELDQVDAHYDSHQVLNGLSLTITDHTRLAVVGANGSGKSTLFKICTGMVQPTAGTVTLDGQSLTYSRPALRELRRRVQLVMQDPDDQLFSAEVFSDVSFGPINLGLSKDEVRRRVDEALELLQITHLARRPTHQLSYGERKRVTLAGAMAMRPDVLLLDEPSAGLDPEGVAEMFDALSVLEEYGTTLVLSTHEMELAWEWADRVAVIADGQATSGGIDLLVDPLVIRRSRLRVPILAQLAKELTPGRLPRTVAELLADVKTAAPVTGTRSSDMGTAATS, from the coding sequence GTGAAAATTGAATTAGACCAAGTAGACGCTCATTACGACAGTCACCAGGTGCTGAATGGTTTGTCGTTGACCATTACTGATCACACCCGGCTTGCCGTGGTAGGGGCCAATGGCTCGGGTAAATCAACCCTGTTCAAGATATGCACAGGGATGGTGCAGCCGACAGCAGGCACCGTGACCCTCGACGGCCAATCGCTCACCTATTCGCGGCCCGCACTTCGCGAGCTGAGGCGCAGAGTCCAGTTGGTCATGCAGGATCCTGATGACCAGCTCTTTAGCGCAGAGGTGTTTTCTGATGTGTCCTTTGGTCCGATTAATTTGGGCCTTAGCAAGGATGAGGTGAGGCGGCGAGTCGACGAAGCTCTTGAGCTATTGCAGATTACGCATCTCGCCCGGCGTCCTACTCACCAGCTGTCTTATGGCGAACGCAAACGCGTCACCCTCGCCGGAGCTATGGCCATGCGACCGGACGTGCTCCTACTCGATGAGCCGAGCGCTGGGCTCGACCCTGAGGGGGTGGCGGAGATGTTCGATGCGCTATCGGTGTTAGAGGAATATGGAACCACTCTGGTGCTGTCCACACACGAAATGGAGTTGGCATGGGAGTGGGCTGATCGCGTCGCGGTCATTGCTGATGGGCAAGCAACCAGCGGTGGTATCGACCTCTTAGTGGATCCTTTGGTGATCCGTCGGTCGCGTTTAAGAGTGCCGATACTCGCGCAGCTGGCCAAAGAGCTCACACCGGGTCGGCTTCCCCGCACTGTTGCGGAATTACTCGCTGATGTGAAGACGGCTGCGCCCGTCACGGGTACCCGCTCGTCAGATATGGGGACTGCGGCGACGTCGTAA
- the cbiQ gene encoding cobalt ECF transporter T component CbiQ — protein MYSFGLVIVTISVPVWPGTLIVFIVATCSAVLIAKVPWKLYARMVAAPAAFVAISVLTVGISIGAPPDMPKLWSWGWLSMTHQGLAMAGTLAGRGFSAMAALILFAATTPMTDVLTFLQRLRVPAPLIDIASLTYRLLFVLAEVTGRVREAQEQRLGYVGFRRSFHSLGLLLSSVLLRSWERAQRLEAGLACRGYDGELKVLTSPSPVSWRFVVGSVIVLGLVIAAAYTGRITW, from the coding sequence CTGTATTCATTCGGCCTGGTGATTGTGACGATCAGTGTCCCCGTATGGCCGGGGACGCTCATCGTCTTTATCGTGGCCACCTGCTCGGCGGTTTTGATTGCCAAAGTTCCGTGGAAGCTCTATGCGCGAATGGTGGCTGCTCCAGCGGCTTTCGTCGCGATCAGTGTGCTCACAGTTGGCATCAGTATTGGCGCTCCCCCCGACATGCCGAAACTGTGGAGTTGGGGATGGCTATCCATGACTCACCAAGGGCTGGCTATGGCGGGGACTCTAGCCGGGCGCGGATTTTCGGCCATGGCCGCGCTCATTCTCTTTGCGGCGACGACCCCCATGACTGACGTGCTTACTTTTCTTCAGCGATTACGGGTACCTGCTCCACTCATTGATATTGCATCGTTGACTTATCGGTTGTTGTTCGTCCTAGCTGAAGTCACGGGGCGGGTGCGTGAAGCTCAAGAACAGAGACTGGGATACGTCGGCTTTCGCCGGAGTTTTCACAGTCTCGGTTTATTGCTGTCTTCGGTGCTGCTGCGTTCGTGGGAACGCGCGCAGCGATTAGAAGCAGGCCTGGCCTGCCGCGGCTATGACGGGGAGCTTAAGGTGCTCACCTCACCCAGCCCTGTGTCATGGCGATTTGTCGTGGGTAGTGTGATCGTCTTGGGGCTGGTCATTGCTGCTGCTTACACGGGGAGAATAACCTGGTGA
- the pdxT gene encoding pyridoxal 5'-phosphate synthase glutaminase subunit PdxT yields the protein MSFSKYRAPSCAHSSHPVTPRIGILALQGGVAEHARMMEWLGAEVVLVRKAEHIVWDPRRLAGTASQGGSASHDKSSPREGVVPPEDEPPLEDEPPQVDVSQQIDVSPHLGGHVPGPGIAAIKGPPPLDGLILPGGESSTIDRLLRRFQMAQPLAEAIRAGLPTLATCAGLILLAREVIDPAPGQKSLAVLDISVRRNAFGRQVDSADEIVHTAYGPVAAAFIRAPAVERVGPGINVIARRDHADGSDRLESCSRVQPHSQPLTQGPIVGVDTATVIGVSFHPELTGDDTVHRELLRRATGH from the coding sequence GTGTCGTTCAGTAAATACCGCGCCCCGAGTTGCGCCCACTCCTCCCATCCGGTGACCCCTCGTATCGGCATTCTCGCCCTCCAGGGTGGAGTGGCCGAGCATGCCCGGATGATGGAGTGGCTCGGTGCCGAGGTGGTTTTGGTGCGCAAAGCCGAGCACATTGTGTGGGACCCGCGTCGCCTTGCCGGAACCGCGTCTCAGGGTGGGAGCGCATCCCACGATAAGAGTTCACCTCGTGAGGGCGTGGTCCCGCCGGAGGATGAACCCCCGCTGGAGGATGAACCCCCGCAGGTTGATGTCTCCCAGCAGATTGATGTCTCCCCGCACCTTGGTGGACACGTACCCGGTCCTGGCATCGCCGCGATCAAAGGCCCCCCGCCTCTGGACGGGCTCATTCTGCCGGGTGGGGAATCCTCGACCATCGACCGGCTGCTGCGTCGATTCCAGATGGCGCAGCCGCTGGCAGAGGCTATCCGCGCGGGCCTGCCGACACTGGCCACCTGCGCTGGTTTAATCCTGCTTGCGCGGGAGGTGATCGATCCGGCTCCTGGACAGAAGAGCCTCGCGGTGCTGGATATCTCGGTGCGGCGCAATGCGTTTGGGCGACAAGTTGATTCGGCGGACGAAATAGTGCACACCGCGTATGGTCCGGTGGCGGCGGCTTTTATTCGAGCGCCTGCGGTGGAACGGGTCGGGCCGGGCATCAACGTGATTGCCCGCCGGGATCACGCTGATGGCAGCGACCGCCTGGAGTCCTGCAGCCGGGTCCAGCCGCACTCCCAACCCCTCACCCAGGGACCGATTGTCGGCGTTGACACGGCGACGGTCATCGGAGTGTCGTTCCATCCTGAGCTCACCGGAGACGACACCGTGCACCGCGAACTATTGCGGCGGGCCACAGGGCACTGA
- a CDS encoding ABC transporter ATP-binding protein: MARVRYDRATLTYPGSDTPAVDALDLEIDDGEFLVLVGPSGCGKSTSLRMLAGLEKTTSGKILIGDRDVSGVSPKDRDVAMVFQSYALYPNMTVRENMGFALRNVKTPKDEIKRRVDEAARILHLDTLLDRKPKALSGGQRQRVAMGRAIVRRPAVFCMDEPLSNLDAKLRVSTRGEIAELQRRLGVTTLYVTHDQVEAMTMGHRVAVLSDGKLQQVATPRDIYAQPANLFVATFMGSPAMNLFTGPIREGRLAVTDTLALAAPLDAGGEAVAGIRSEEWELCGPDTDAALRLRVSQVEALGSESFAYCQPLELAAGVSTTAPLVSVRLDRKVSAHPGDELAVRPILEDVRWFDSASGLALS; the protein is encoded by the coding sequence ATGGCACGAGTGCGGTATGACCGCGCGACGCTTACCTATCCGGGTAGCGACACTCCCGCTGTTGACGCCCTCGATCTTGAGATCGACGACGGTGAGTTTTTGGTTCTGGTCGGCCCGTCGGGCTGTGGGAAATCCACGTCATTGCGCATGCTGGCGGGGCTGGAAAAAACCACGTCGGGAAAGATCTTGATCGGGGATCGTGATGTCAGCGGCGTGTCTCCGAAGGATCGCGATGTGGCAATGGTGTTTCAAAGCTATGCGCTGTATCCGAACATGACCGTTCGCGAAAATATGGGGTTTGCTCTGCGCAATGTGAAAACCCCGAAGGATGAGATTAAGCGCCGGGTGGACGAAGCAGCGCGCATTCTGCATCTGGATACTCTGCTCGACCGTAAACCGAAGGCATTGTCTGGTGGGCAGCGTCAGCGGGTGGCGATGGGTAGGGCCATTGTGCGGCGTCCGGCCGTGTTTTGTATGGATGAGCCGCTGTCGAATCTCGACGCGAAGCTGCGGGTGTCCACGCGTGGTGAAATCGCGGAACTGCAGCGGCGTTTGGGTGTGACCACTCTGTATGTCACCCATGACCAGGTTGAGGCCATGACTATGGGGCATCGGGTGGCTGTGCTGTCTGACGGCAAGCTGCAGCAGGTGGCGACGCCGCGAGATATCTACGCTCAGCCAGCCAATCTTTTCGTGGCGACCTTTATGGGCTCACCGGCGATGAACTTGTTCACTGGTCCGATTCGTGAAGGCCGTCTCGCTGTGACCGATACACTCGCTTTGGCGGCTCCGCTGGATGCCGGAGGAGAAGCTGTTGCGGGTATTCGCTCGGAGGAGTGGGAGCTGTGTGGCCCTGACACCGATGCGGCGTTGCGCTTGCGGGTGAGTCAGGTTGAAGCCCTCGGCTCGGAGTCTTTCGCGTACTGTCAGCCCCTTGAACTGGCCGCGGGCGTGAGCACAACGGCTCCGCTGGTGTCGGTGCGACTGGATCGCAAGGTCTCTGCCCATCCCGGGGATGAGCTGGCAGTGCGTCCGATTCTCGAAGATGTTCGCTGGTTCGATTCTGCCAGTGGGCTTGCCCTCTCCTGA